The region GaaatatcttctttttctttcatttgtcGAACCAaataaataagcggaaaattctatgttctcctctctttttctctctttgttttttgtGGGTGCTGAATAAAGTGGGCTTTTTATTCTTCATAGTGgaaagttttgaaaagaaaatggagaaaataaaattattttaaattattaattaaggaATGGCACTTAATCCTCGAAATGCGTAAACCAGTAAAAGTGGCTTATCAAGGTTGATTTGACTTTTTATTGACAGAATGCTCCCcagtattcatttttttataaataaattttgcCCTACAttttgagatatttttttactacattgatatgagaacaaTTGCAATTTGTAATAATTTTTGTGTAGattttaaatatctaaatttaaaatttaaaatattgaattgatttaatccaatttagctcCAAAAATTGATCAAGTTAACTCTCgaaaagcaatacaacaactaatatgagacggaggaagtattaGTTTTGATTGTTGGGGATGAAGTATAGTTGTGTATAAATGCATTTGTTGTTGAATCAATCATGGTGATTGAACATACAAACAAATtacatttttgtataatttggagttgttttattttattttttaattggtGTCCGATACTTGTATTAGGATAAGATTAAATTCGGATTCGTGTCAGAAAGTCCCGCATTGGAGGGTAAATTGTTCCCTTACAAAGGTCATTCCATACACAGAACTTGAACTCAAGATTTTTTATTAAAGATGAAAGGATACTTGTGGCTCCACCTTACTTCTGTTGGTAATTTGGACTTTTATCATTACATAAATAAACTTCAATCtggttgttttattttatttatttttaagaaatattatgACCCAAAAAATGCCCTTGACAAGAACACTCGTCTTTTCAACCTATTGAAAATGACCAACACCACAACTACACGAGCTTAAGCACTTTATAGAAACAGAAATAGCCACAAAAGAGAACTACACATGGTCCCTTCCATAAACATACTCGTGTGTGGTgatgtacttattttttttttcccacctGGTATCTGATATCCGCAGTCCGACAAAATTCAAATTCGCACCACGTAGGGCCCATGCGAGAGAATCGCTCCCTATCAAAGATTTTTCTATACCCAAAGTTCGAACCGGATACCTCTAATTAAGGGAGGAGTAGTCTCATCTACTGCACCACAACATTTGGTGGGGGTGAAGTACTTATCAATAATATATAACAGAAACTCTCcatgtgaaaaattaaaatggAGTTTAgctttaaagaaaagaaaaacatatcATGTGAGATGCTTCATTATCTCATCAATCTAAAGCAATTAGATGAGTTATTCTTTTCAggttttttttcttgtagtatgttttctttttccttcactttttATGTACAAGTCTTTAATTTTGGTTGCTTGGACAGAAAAATCAGGTAGAATAAGTGGCGTACTCAAGATTTTATCAAACAGTTGTCGGTCTATTATCACAATTCGACTTCTAAATTAGTTTGGATTTAAGATAGGTCGTCTTTTAGACTTTATTTCATGTCCAACTGATATTtgctgcttcttcttttttctttttttttttccagatggCATCGgcctattatatatacatattttttagaaaaatatatttacatgCACATGTATACGGAAAAAAATTGGCAAACCAATGTCGAAAGACACCACTTTCTATAGGGTGCCTTTGCCACTGGGTAGAACCTATGTTGTCCGGACTCTCCAAAACCGGCACACGCCCGTGCCGGATCCTCTGAAATGCACTACTATTGGAGGATATCCTCCAATACGAACCCGGCTGACATTTTTGAATAGTCCGAGCAACAACAAATGAAGATTTATTTTGATTAACTCCTCATTACATCTAAAGCTCAAATGGCTGCAACATCTACTCATATTCTCCTAATTTCAGCATCCAGCTACTACAATTGAAATATTTTACTACTACTTTTACTGTACAAAGACCAAAGTTCCACAATTTCACAAAACAGAAGAATTTGTTTTGATCTGTACAAATTCAAAGGAAGTTCTATTAACAAATAGGAATCCAAGAATCACTACAGCTTCTCTGGACTTTCAACTTTTCTCTAATCAACAGCAAGTCTCTCAACCCTCAAAAGAACTGGTTTCTTCTGTTTTGTCATCTTCACTAAAGCTAGATGGCATCTGTGCAGCAGACCTAGAACGAACACAACGAGTGCCACTGTTAACATAACTGTAAAGACAATTCTTGaagaatttaacttatatacaccgACATTGCAAATAATTTCACCCTACCGGAACCTGCTCTTTTTTTCAAGTTACTAGTCCCACTACTGTCCATATATAAAATTCAAGAGTCATTCTTAACACATTTGCTATCACACAGCAAAATACAAGGCCCTCCTATAATATGACAAAACACCACCTCATAATACCCTTAATTCTTTTGTTTGTAATAGCACATAGAAGCACTTAATAACCAGACACCAGAACTTAATACACTCAAACAATAACTATCAGGAAAACATGGAAAGCTAGAGCCATTTATGTTGAACACTATACGATGCACAAAGTACAGAAAATGGACCATACATTGTTCTGCAGAGTCATAAGTCAACCTTCTACGAATGGGTAAGAGAAGGTAATGGAGACAGGAGACTTAAATCACTTATGAGAGGCACAACTTTCAACTATATATTCTTTTGCACTTCACAAATCTATCTTTAAAATCGGTTCAACATAAGATATCAAATAACTAAATATGATTCTCCAAAACCATGATATCTCAGTCAGACATCTCAAGATGGAGCCATATAGGTTCAAATATAGATGCACACTCGCGATTGGACAGTACACATACTTATGGTTAGAATTCAAAACTTAACGTGGCCAAACCTTATTTGATGATTTGTCTGGGATGGCATTCGTGTCACTGATGCTTTCCTCATATACTCTTGATGGTTACGAGCTTCATCCCTTACTCTTTTGGCAGCCTTCAAATTTGTTGTGTTCAGTTAACCATATCTATACCTAAAGGAATTGCAAATAGTAACATGCTAACATGAGCTAAGAAGCTTACCCTCATTTCATTATCCCAGGGTATCTTCACGCGATCAACATTATAATTTTCATCAATGGCTGGTCTGTCCACATGGATGTAATCCTATATATCATACTCAAGGCAAAATTATCAGGATATTGCTGGAAAACAAAGAAGCACAGCACTAAAATAGTATTATATTTGTACCTTTTCAACTTTACTGGATAGCTCTCTCTGTGGAAAATAACGATGCTTACTTCCCTTCCGGACAAAATTTGAAGGCTTGCATTCAAGATCTTCCTCCTCCACAATCTTAAGGCTCACTTCATTGCAGCTAGTGACTCTAGGCGTCACCTGCTCTCTATTGACTTTTCCAATGTAGGGACTTCGAAAACCACCGCTAGAGCCAGGACTAGTTTTAATTTCTGCACCATCATGTTTAGCCATAAACTTATAGTTGCATCTGCCATCAACTGCCACTTCTCTTCTGGAATCTTTGCGCATGTCTATTGATGAGTTCCGCCCAAGATAGTAACGATCGCCATTGTGCATAGAGGAATTTTCACCAGGCTTTTGGTTGATGTAATATTCCGGATGAGTAGACTTGAgtgatttcttgaaacttgcACCATCCAAATCAGAGACATGAGAATTTGTCTTGGAGATGGACCCATATTCCTATTGGACCAATGGAAAAGCAGAGTAGGTATGGTAGGACAAAAGCAAAATAAAGCACAATTATATCTCAACCCATTCACATTTGCGCCagtagaaaaatgaaaaaatgtttGATCCCCGAGATAGGTAAGGTCCCGCTAAAACAAGTCTCCATCCACGgtccattattattattattatttttgttaaaaaaggTCTATCCAAGGTCTGATGCAAAAAATccaaatgaaaaagaagttgaaatatAATAACCCTACAGGATTCTTGTGTAGTCTAGCTGTTCCACAGTTTTATGTTTGGTACTTCCTTCGCATTATTCATTTGAAAGATCGACTGAAGAATATTAGCAAGTGTTGTCACAGAGTAGAAAATTATAAATTGCCTAGTCTAAATTCAGTTAATTATCAACTTCACACAAAGTTAAGCATTCCTGTAAATATGCAGTAAGTTCATGGTTGTTTACTATGAAATCAAGGTTACCAAATCACTAAGATCAATATGCACAAAATGCACTTACTATGCATGAATTGGATTGCTTGTAGACTTCAGTGAAATCTGGTGTAAGATCTGGAACAGGTTCTCCATCACACTCAGGGTCTGACAAACATTAATATGAAAGTAAAAGTCAGAAACTCTCTGTATTAGACACTAAGTTACACTTTCGGAATCCACAATGAGATGCAAAAACCAAGAAAGTGAATACATGCTCAAGCATATAAACTACACTCattcagaaaaaaaaagaaaaaaaagagagagagagagccctCAAACTCTTTTTTACATCTAAACAAATATTGATTTGAATACTACAGGAACGTTATACACCATGGACTCGTGCATGTGGAAGTTTCAAACATCACATAGTTATGATAATGGGCTCAGCGAAGTTGATAAAGTAATGATAAGATTCTAATTTTATTCCTCTCAAAAGAGTTACGAGGTTCTGAGCTTTGTCTGCCAACTCAATCTTAAATATAAAAGCAGAGAAGCTGGTAATTCTGGATAGACAAAAGCATGTACAAGATGGCCTCAATAAAAGGACTAGCACAAAAAAGACTTCATAACTTGCAGATTAAAGACAAGCTGACCCTAATTcactatatatgtaataaaagatcTTGGAAAACCTAGAGAAAAGAATCAGCTTAGGTCTTAATCCAAATTTAATAATATTGTCATATATGAGCTGGTTTTGTTCTCTATCCGGAACATATTAGCTTTTCTTATAAAATAAACACAGTATTgtcataattattttttaaaacatgaaaaagaactattccaaataaaaaatatttgttcCTTATGAAATTGCACATAAATTTTCACAGAGCAATTGATAAGAGAAGTGTTTTAATTCTAGAGAGGCAtgacaaaatcgaaaaatcaaAAGCTAAACTAAATATGAACAGAACTAGCATGCTTTAAGGAGATAAAGTCTTTTTTGGGAGAGTAAGGCATGCACAACTCAAAAGTCAATGGAATGAATGGATGAAAAAAACTTGGATCCGAGAAAGACGAACAGTGAAAGAGACAAGAAGCAACCATTTTAACTCACCGTCAACAGGAGTTTGCTCTGATGATTCAAAAGCACCCGGTGGAAGCGGGTCAAATTCAACACCAAGTGGTGGACCATCCTGCCGGTAGAGACTTCCCAATTGCCTCTTCACAGCAGTAATTGAAGGATTTTCTACCTGGCCTTTCACTTTTAAATACCCTGATGGGCCGGTCCTTGGTTTCACACTCTTAAGATCAGTGAGTTGATTACACGGTAGATATCTTGAAGTTGCCATATCAAATGAGTCTACATTTTGTGAAAAACGTGCATCCCGTAAGGAAGAGGTACTTCCTGAAGGTGTGTCCTCCATGAGATTAGACTCTGCTCTATACCGAGTATCAACTTCACGCGTCACATCAGCAAATCTTCTACTCTCAACTTCCCGATGATCAAAATTTTTATCATCTCCTTGCTTAGTACTTCCGCAAGAATCCTGCCTAAAACCACTGCCACGGTCCTGAATGACGCCACTTGAACGATCTTGTCTTCCGTTTGCATATGTTCCCCGACTTAATAGCCTCTTGTCTTTCAACCGCCTATGACAAAACCACCCAGAAACTTGCTTTTCTGTTAATCCCAATGACTGGGCCACTTCCAATTTCATCGACTCTGTAGGATACTTATGTTCTGAAAGTTTGCAAGCTCTCTCATTGTTATATTTGAAATAACATATGGAATAGCAGCTCAttgtaaaacaagaaaaagttaGTAAGATATGTTACCCTGATAAAATTTCTCGAGACCTTTTCTTTGTGCAGGTGTCTTGATTATTCTGGCCCTGTTTTTCCCAGTATGACCTTTATCATCTTCAGAATGCATTTCACGTGAATCTAGTGTATGGATAAAAGATATTAATAAAGCCACCAATTATGCAAGATGGAAATAAAGACCACAATCAACTGTTCCAACACcaaggtacaacttcaaattgaaCAAATTCATAAGCTTTGAGATATCTAATAGTCAAACCAAAGGGAAAAAATCTATCTAGGTATTAGGGTGGAAAGCAGATGTTCATAGCCCCCAAGTGTTGAGGGATTCTTCTTCATCGAAGTCAAAAGAATTATGGAATGATGCATCTTATACCTCACAACAATCATTTAAAACTCTTGGCGGAGTATCACACATAAAAGCGCTGTGACAACCAAGTACTTTACCAAGGGACCTATACTTCCTCCTCTACCTGTTTAGTGTAAATTCAAGCTCGTCCTgaattttcactttttgttcATGCCTTTTCTCTCTTTTGGACAAAGAATTCAATGACTCAATCTAGTCAGACTTAATATTTGCCATGGCTTATTCTCTTCCGTTATTTCTTTTTCgtattgctttgaattgctGGTCCTTGAGCTGAGGGACTGCccaaaacaacctctctacctctcaaggtaggggtaaggtctgcgtacactctcccctcctcagaccccactttgtgggatttcactgtgtatgttgttgtaatcTAGTCAAACTTATTCTCACAGCCAGATTAACAGGGAGTTTACGACATAATCCACAACGAGAAAGGAAATTATCAAGTAACTGATCAAACTCCCACCAtgttgtattttctttaaaaaaaaaaaaaaaactaatagtGGGTAATACACCCTATAAAAGAACACATGAAACTAAGTTGAAATCAGATTCGTgatgtgcaaaaaaaaaaaaaggagttacCCAGATAACCAGCTTAGCCTACCCTCCACACAGCGATTCATTTCATCCATAGAAGAGCTAAAAGTGCAGCTTTCAAGGTTATACTGTCATTGGAATAGCACACAACGGTATGGCCTCATggtcaacaataacaacatacccagcgaaatcccacaatgtcggggctggggagggtaaagtatACGCacaccttacccctacctttgaaGGTAGGAAGGTTGTTtctgaaagaccctcggctcgagAGCAAGCAAGGCAAAAAAGGTCAAATAAGGAGaagcaattcaaagcaatatgaaaatgaaaatagcGGAAGCGAAAAAGTCATGATAAAGCAGTTAAAGGGGTATGGCCTCATGGTCAAGGAAACTAAAACAAAATAGCACACAAAGGTACGGTCTTgtggtcaatgaagtgagtTGAGAACCATTAGTTCTTAAGTTCAAATCCCATGGAGGCAAAAACACTAGGTAATTTTTGGACAGAGTTACCCCGTATATGTACCgatgggaggtagcaggtaccccGTGGAACTAGTCGAGCGCACGCCAGCTAGCTTGGACACCAGGATTGTCAAATAAAGAGCAAATTCaaatagcaatataaaataatgAAACTAGACATCTAAAACCCAAATTCAAGATTCCAAATAACACCCAAAATAGTGACTTTCCGATATATGGAAACTAAATTAAGCATAATTTAATATACCCAAATTCCATAATTAATTTTACTAtgtaatgaaaaagaaaaaaagggaaaattagaTACCTTCCATGATCTGTCTTCAATTTCTATGGGTTTTTGCTTAACCCCTTGTCTATTAACTTAAAATTCAAACCCCAATTGATGTCTTTTATGAATCTGTACAAAGAACAAAAAAGTATAGAGAACAGAGAGAGACTATATATAAGCATATGTTATAATTCAAAATTGACATATATTTTAATGAGTACCATTTTcaggaagaaaaataaagaaagagattTGCTGTgccaaaaggaaaataataaaaggACTAAAGGTGAATTGAATAGATTTGCATATCCTGTATAGTATTTGTCAATTTTGTCATGTGAAGGGACTAGGTTCAAAATCTACATCTTTCAAGGGCACCCAAttaattcagttttttttttttttttaacgtcTAAGAGTCACTTTGGAATTACTTAGTTAGTCTTGACTTTAGATAGCAAAGCCACCTTAAATAAAGTACTAAtactttttcttaaaagttttaTGATAGTCAATTCATCAAACAATAAGTTAAGGGCCAATTTGCACGATTTTCCTTATTCatgggtgatctttaatttttgcctttcgctAAAAACTCCTTGATTTGAGTTCGAACTTTCGctcaatcaaaattaaaaattacaaGGTAGAATTTGGATTCACAAAGCATCAGACAGAATTTTGTTACCTTCAGGAACACTGCCTGATTAGGTAGAGTTTGACTACAAACTCTATTTAATATAGAGTTTTGCTTTCAGGCATAaggcaaggtagagtttgctctaaggcaatttttttttttttactcagttggaattttacaaaactctatcttaaggcctaacttttgcccgaataggcctaattttgctacgaactttgtcttgtgattttttttactGAACCAGAATttgaaccccaaacctcatggtattaggcaaaacgaagggaaaaaattaaagaccagcaatttgaaggcaaaaattaaagactagtgcctttgaagggcaatatccgcacaaaaaaaaaaaaaagggagataaATTTAGTGGAAACAAACCTTACAATTAACTACTTATAGTATACTCCCTCCAGATCGGAAAAAAGAAATCTTtatttgcgattttttttaagaaattactAACTCCAAGAAAAAACATATGTAAATTGACTAACTtactcctaattaaataggcatggggatttgatcacataacacttaataggggcaaatctaaAAAGATAAATTGTTTACCATTTAATAAGTAATATGAGGatatttttttgatccggagggagtaactaTTAAGGGCTATTACATAAAGCCTGAGTCATTTTCACGTTAGTACAGCCTTCCTTGCGTTCATGCAGCCTGTTCATATGGTAATGCTTCCACAATGGCGTTCATACCCTCATTTTGTGGcctttattttgaaatttttgtagcaCTTCAAAGTCTTGATGTTCACTTGTCTAAACTTTATGTTGTGTGTGTAAATCCATATTGCATCATGCTCCCTTCCTCAAAGAAATTTGTCCTAGAAttaaacttgaaaaataagaaaaatgagcaTGAATTAATAAAAGATCACTAGCGAGAATAATAAAGCCTCCAAAATATCCACTAAACCAATATCCGCTCCTGTGCCTGGCTCCAGATGTAGGACTCGAGAGCAAGTTGATTTTATGGGTTTCGTATGTAGTTGGGTTGGGTTTAAAtagagcgggtttaaaaataaaatcgggttattttggaGGATTTGGATATTTCTGTTAAGATAGGGatgtatttaaaaaatttaatgacggaaggggtatttttgatcTAAATTTATAACGGATGATAGTTTTAGCCCATTTCCCAAAGTAGAGAGAcatttttttatccttttcccTAATCTTTTCATCAAAAAGTGGctaaatattaaat is a window of Lycium ferocissimum isolate CSIRO_LF1 chromosome 12, AGI_CSIRO_Lferr_CH_V1, whole genome shotgun sequence DNA encoding:
- the LOC132039689 gene encoding homeobox-DDT domain protein RLT1-like; protein product: MEDSREMHSEDDKGHTGKNRARIIKTPAQRKGLEKFYQEHKYPTESMKLEVAQSLGLTEKQVSGWFCHRRLKDKRLLSRGTYANGRQDRSSGVIQDRGSGFRQDSCGSTKQGDDKNFDHREVESRRFADVTREVDTRYRAESNLMEDTPSGSTSSLRDARFSQNVDSFDMATSRYLPCNQLTDLKSVKPRTGPSGYLKVKGQVENPSITAVKRQLGSLYRQDGPPLGVEFDPLPPGAFESSEQTPVDDPECDGEPVPDLTPDFTEVYKQSNSCIEYGSISKTNSHVSDLDGASFKKSLKSTHPEYYINQKPGENSSMHNGDRYYLGRNSSIDMRKDSRREVAVDGRCNYKFMAKHDGAEIKTSPGSSGGFRSPYIGKVNREQVTPRVTSCNEVSLKIVEEEDLECKPSNFVRKGSKHRYFPQRELSSKVEKDYIHVDRPAIDENYNVDRVKIPWDNEMRAAKRVRDEARNHQEYMRKASVTRMPSQTNHQIRSAAQMPSSFSEDDKTEETSSFEG